From the Oleiphilus messinensis genome, one window contains:
- a CDS encoding NADPH-dependent 2,4-dienoyl-CoA reductase — MSADANAVHPYKNLLSPLDLGFTQLKNRVLMGSMHTGLEETKNGFERMAAFYAERALGGVGLIVTGGIAPNPEGVVAPGAAKMDSQHEADEHKVVTRAVHEAGGKICMQILHTGRYAYHPKLVAPSAVQAPINPFVPHELSEEEIEQQIAAFVNCASLAQDAGYDGVEVMGSEGYFINQFIVSHTNKREDRWGGEYENRIRLPIEIVRRIRERVGANFIIIYRLSMLDLIEDGSTWDEVVHLAKAIEKAGATIINTGIGWHEARIPTIATMVPRGAFTKVTAKLKGEVTIPLVTTNRINMPDVAEKVLAEGDADIISMARPFLADAEFVNKAAANTPEEINTCIGCNQACLDHTFAMKLTSCLVNPRACHETELTYVKTAQPKKVAVIGAGPAGLAAASVAAERGHNVVLFDSAAEIGGQFNVAKRIPGKEEFYETLRYFDVMLKKHGVDLRLNTRVSAKDLSGQGFDEIILATGIVPRTPEIEGIDHPKVMSYLDAILGRKPVGKKVAVVGAGGIGFDVAEFITHEGMSPSLDIEAFMKEWGVDLKIDHRGGINGVEKVLPQAPRDVFLLQRKTSKVGKNLGKTTGWIHRTSLKHRDVKMVSGVEYQKVDDQGLHVLVNGEAKMLDVDSIIICAGQEPLRELQDALVAAGESVHLIGGADVAAELDAKRAINQGSRLAAQL, encoded by the coding sequence ATGTCTGCAGATGCCAATGCTGTGCACCCCTATAAAAATTTACTCTCACCTTTGGACCTCGGATTTACGCAATTGAAAAACCGGGTATTAATGGGATCGATGCATACCGGTCTGGAGGAAACCAAAAATGGGTTTGAGCGTATGGCGGCCTTCTATGCGGAGCGAGCATTAGGTGGTGTGGGCCTGATTGTAACCGGCGGTATTGCGCCCAATCCTGAGGGTGTTGTTGCTCCAGGAGCAGCCAAAATGGATTCTCAGCACGAGGCTGATGAGCACAAAGTTGTGACTCGGGCTGTGCATGAGGCAGGTGGCAAAATATGTATGCAAATATTGCATACCGGTCGCTATGCCTATCATCCTAAACTGGTAGCGCCTTCTGCAGTCCAGGCACCGATCAATCCGTTCGTCCCCCACGAATTGTCCGAGGAAGAAATAGAGCAGCAAATTGCAGCTTTTGTAAATTGTGCATCCCTCGCGCAGGATGCAGGTTATGATGGTGTCGAGGTGATGGGTTCCGAAGGCTACTTTATCAACCAATTCATTGTATCCCACACAAACAAACGCGAGGATCGTTGGGGTGGTGAGTATGAGAACCGAATTCGTTTGCCAATCGAAATTGTACGTCGTATTCGTGAGCGCGTTGGTGCGAACTTTATCATCATCTACCGCTTGTCGATGTTGGATCTGATAGAAGATGGCAGTACCTGGGATGAGGTAGTGCATCTGGCCAAAGCGATCGAAAAAGCGGGGGCAACAATCATCAATACGGGTATTGGCTGGCATGAGGCCCGTATACCGACTATTGCGACTATGGTGCCTCGTGGTGCTTTCACAAAGGTGACTGCGAAATTGAAAGGCGAGGTTACGATCCCGTTGGTGACCACTAATCGCATAAACATGCCCGATGTTGCCGAAAAAGTATTGGCTGAAGGTGATGCGGATATCATCTCAATGGCACGCCCGTTCCTTGCTGACGCTGAATTTGTAAATAAGGCCGCGGCAAATACACCCGAAGAGATTAATACCTGTATCGGTTGTAACCAGGCTTGCCTCGACCACACATTTGCAATGAAATTGACCTCTTGTCTGGTCAACCCTCGCGCTTGCCATGAAACTGAGTTGACTTACGTTAAAACTGCCCAGCCGAAGAAAGTTGCGGTTATAGGTGCCGGGCCTGCAGGGCTGGCTGCTGCATCTGTTGCGGCAGAACGAGGTCATAATGTGGTGTTGTTTGACTCTGCTGCCGAGATTGGGGGGCAGTTCAATGTGGCTAAACGCATACCCGGTAAGGAAGAGTTCTACGAAACTCTCCGTTACTTTGATGTGATGTTAAAGAAACATGGCGTTGATCTTCGTCTGAATACGCGCGTTTCTGCTAAAGATCTCTCTGGGCAGGGTTTTGATGAAATCATTCTAGCAACTGGAATCGTGCCGCGAACGCCAGAAATCGAGGGTATTGATCATCCCAAGGTAATGTCTTATCTGGATGCAATTCTGGGGCGTAAGCCGGTTGGCAAAAAAGTCGCTGTAGTGGGAGCGGGTGGCATTGGATTTGATGTTGCCGAATTTATTACCCATGAAGGAATGTCGCCTAGTCTTGATATTGAAGCGTTCATGAAAGAGTGGGGAGTCGATCTGAAGATTGACCACCGAGGTGGCATTAATGGTGTTGAAAAAGTGTTGCCCCAGGCGCCTCGGGATGTCTTCCTGTTACAACGTAAGACCTCCAAAGTAGGTAAAAATCTGGGTAAAACCACGGGCTGGATTCACCGCACCTCACTCAAGCACCGGGATGTTAAAATGGTGTCGGGTGTCGAGTATCAGAAAGTCGATGACCAAGGTCTTCATGTTCTTGTGAATGGTGAAGCCAAAATGCTGGATGTTGATTCCATTATTATCTGTGCTGGCCAGGAACCCCTTCGGGAGCTTCAGGATGCGCTGGTGGCAGCGGGTGAATCTGTGCACTTGATCGGTGGTGCTGATGTGGCGGCAGAGTTGGATGCGAAGCGCGCGATCAATCAGGGGTCCCGATTAGCGGCCCAATTGTAA
- a CDS encoding DUF1853 family protein, with amino-acid sequence MTADHHEEMQARIANLNTPEVRHLAWALLSPSLINEAALSTRPWQDPNPDWTLNWLQGLDRDPTSLAIHLQQCKSHFLGSYFEALWAFFFHTHPDIRLLAHNLQIHAAGKTLGEFDFIIQDLGNKQIIHLELAVKFYLFARPAEANKLTASMHSHLWLGPNCIDRLDKKLTVLQERQLRLSSTKQGKKQLEALNLLPDETSCICKGYLFWPEQPPHITPATTPRSEPMQPMTTTWNEIFINSNHLTGTWVSLSEFYKQQFDHAPENPESSCWVLLKKPDWLGPAKITPDQDLEQNIPDRQTLRALLEHHVRGEQRPCLLAKLSNDISGTQLEKKRTFVVPDHWPWST; translated from the coding sequence TTGACCGCTGATCACCATGAAGAGATGCAAGCCCGGATTGCCAATTTAAATACTCCGGAAGTCCGCCATCTAGCCTGGGCTCTGTTAAGTCCGTCTCTCATCAATGAAGCAGCCCTTTCAACCCGCCCCTGGCAAGACCCCAACCCAGACTGGACTTTGAACTGGCTGCAAGGACTGGATCGCGACCCCACTTCATTAGCGATACATTTACAGCAGTGTAAATCACATTTCCTGGGCAGTTACTTCGAAGCACTCTGGGCGTTTTTTTTCCATACCCACCCTGATATCCGACTACTGGCGCATAATCTGCAGATTCACGCCGCGGGAAAAACGCTGGGTGAGTTCGACTTTATTATCCAAGACTTGGGCAACAAACAAATCATTCACTTGGAGCTTGCGGTCAAATTCTACTTATTTGCTCGCCCAGCAGAAGCTAACAAATTAACAGCATCTATGCATAGTCATTTGTGGTTGGGTCCCAACTGCATTGATCGCCTTGATAAGAAACTTACCGTGCTTCAGGAGCGTCAACTACGACTATCCTCGACTAAACAAGGCAAAAAACAGCTTGAAGCCCTGAACCTGCTCCCCGATGAAACAAGCTGCATTTGCAAAGGTTACTTATTTTGGCCGGAACAGCCACCACACATCACCCCCGCCACCACTCCCCGCTCTGAACCCATGCAGCCAATGACGACAACCTGGAATGAAATATTCATTAATTCAAATCACCTCACCGGTACCTGGGTCTCTCTCAGCGAATTTTATAAACAGCAATTCGACCACGCCCCCGAAAACCCCGAATCGAGCTGCTGGGTGCTGCTAAAGAAACCGGATTGGCTCGGCCCGGCAAAAATAACACCCGATCAAGACCTGGAGCAGAACATTCCAGACCGGCAGACACTAAGGGCTTTACTCGAACATCATGTGCGAGGAGAACAACGTCCCTGCCTACTGGCAAAACTCAGCAACGATATATCAGGGACCCAACTCGAAAAGAAGCGAACCTTTGTTGTTCCAGACCACTGGCCCTGGTCAACTTAG
- a CDS encoding DUF2846 domain-containing protein: protein MNKKWIGFILIPLVLSLTGCPVHQSIGKSVGAFLHPVTGTEFVHISNNEWSPGKHALIYFYRPNTQWAADEIESPSVYVDQAHYFNIRANSFTWLEVYPGERHIIMRRPLLGLEGISLEGVLEFDLDHIVDVKLEVEAGKIYYLRYSEVSPPETPHPDLDPESPLVNGDLQLVTRQVAMQDIVDTRFLKPDLIAPNHAATSIVKENREYDFILRRKQLEEARKVELADLKDAGHWRAAAWYWPFGGGPTKRLESDMALEALEKEKEEYYHQLEIEEAKNSSSWWPF, encoded by the coding sequence ATGAATAAGAAATGGATAGGCTTCATACTTATTCCATTGGTGCTTTCATTGACCGGGTGTCCAGTGCACCAGTCAATTGGTAAAAGTGTCGGAGCATTTTTGCATCCGGTGACAGGGACTGAGTTTGTTCATATCTCGAATAATGAGTGGAGTCCGGGCAAGCACGCGCTGATTTATTTTTATCGGCCCAATACCCAGTGGGCTGCCGATGAGATTGAGTCGCCCAGTGTGTACGTCGATCAAGCGCACTACTTTAATATTCGGGCGAACAGTTTTACATGGCTTGAGGTATATCCCGGAGAGCGACATATCATTATGCGTCGGCCATTGTTAGGGTTGGAGGGGATTTCTCTCGAAGGCGTATTAGAATTCGACCTGGATCATATCGTAGATGTTAAGTTAGAGGTCGAGGCTGGAAAAATTTACTACCTGCGTTATTCCGAGGTGAGTCCCCCGGAAACACCGCACCCGGATTTAGATCCGGAGTCCCCTCTGGTCAATGGTGACTTGCAACTGGTTACACGCCAGGTCGCGATGCAGGATATTGTGGATACCCGGTTCCTCAAACCGGATTTAATTGCACCTAATCATGCTGCGACTTCTATCGTGAAAGAAAACAGGGAGTATGACTTTATTCTCCGGCGCAAGCAGCTGGAAGAGGCTCGCAAGGTTGAACTGGCAGACCTCAAAGACGCTGGGCACTGGCGCGCTGCCGCTTGGTATTGGCCGTTTGGTGGAGGGCCGACAAAACGTCTGGAATCCGATATGGCGTTGGAAGCACTTGAAAAAGAGAAAGAAGAATACTATCACCAGCTTGAAATAGAAGAAGCCAAGAACAGCAGTAGTTGGTGGCCCTTTTAG
- a CDS encoding 1-aminocyclopropane-1-carboxylate deaminase/D-cysteine desulfhydrase, with protein sequence MDDRFNRIDWHKTFPVHALTWPFPNPFHIEVGIARTDLLDDRISGNKWYKLKYNLKAALEQNAKGVASFGGAFSNHLHALAAAGNRLALPTVGFIRGELVEPFNPTLTDCSTWGMQLHPLTRKAYRERHDSAFQDRLMASFPGFVLLPEGGSNQLAVAGIADMVGVIESCKAAFDYIVLPVGSGGTLAGILGYYLGREDAPIIIGVSALKGVAGVLEETVLRLVGTEENFIDDLSMDDLLPEWWIEHDFHCGGFAKVSSELQELKARFECQTCVPLDNVYNSKVILAVKHLLECGKIPDRARLLILHTGGLQGVRNWSRPLS encoded by the coding sequence ATGGATGATCGTTTCAATCGTATTGATTGGCATAAAACATTCCCTGTTCACGCCTTGACCTGGCCCTTTCCGAACCCCTTTCATATCGAAGTCGGTATTGCGCGGACCGATCTTTTGGATGATCGGATCTCGGGTAACAAGTGGTATAAGCTGAAATATAATTTGAAAGCAGCCTTGGAGCAAAATGCAAAAGGTGTCGCGAGCTTTGGGGGTGCTTTTTCGAACCATCTACATGCGCTCGCTGCTGCCGGTAACAGGCTGGCATTACCCACCGTGGGATTTATTCGTGGAGAACTGGTAGAGCCATTTAATCCTACACTAACCGATTGTTCGACTTGGGGGATGCAATTGCATCCTTTAACGCGCAAAGCCTACCGAGAGCGCCACGATTCTGCTTTTCAGGATCGCTTGATGGCTTCATTTCCAGGGTTTGTATTGCTACCCGAAGGTGGATCAAATCAATTGGCTGTGGCCGGTATTGCCGATATGGTCGGGGTTATTGAGTCTTGTAAGGCTGCTTTCGATTATATCGTTCTGCCGGTTGGCTCTGGAGGAACGTTGGCAGGGATCTTGGGATATTATTTGGGACGTGAAGATGCGCCGATCATTATAGGGGTTTCCGCTTTGAAGGGCGTTGCGGGTGTATTGGAAGAGACCGTTCTGAGACTGGTTGGAACGGAAGAAAATTTTATTGATGATCTATCGATGGATGATCTGTTGCCTGAGTGGTGGATTGAACATGATTTTCACTGTGGCGGATTTGCAAAAGTTTCATCGGAGCTTCAAGAGCTGAAAGCGCGTTTTGAATGTCAGACTTGTGTGCCTCTGGATAATGTTTATAACAGTAAAGTTATATTGGCTGTGAAACACTTGCTAGAGTGCGGAAAAATCCCTGATCGTGCACGGCTGTTGATTCTGCATACCGGTGGATTGCAGGGGGTTCGAAACTGGAGCAGACCGCTAAGTTGA
- a CDS encoding AraC family transcriptional regulator, whose translation MTLTRTTPRKRYRLGDIALNHVYVLLRILENLGLDFRPTLESYQIEMHHFGVHNARISIPKYMRIGRAAIELSDNELIGLLSGAHTQTTDLGMPGLAANSANSLAEALETLVKLEPLGSKNCRGQSSYVRGRTLKETNRVRFYSISPYNKFNYFVVDSVLSTWFCFAKRLSPNFQLAEVNIEYADRGFKTDFENFFQCPVNFSAEQNELVIRAKHYHLKNPFHQPATFQHTLELCEKELKQLQSNSSITECVTEKIGPRLNHSPPSIEEIGQQLGLSPWTLRRRLVNEGTSFSEILDNTRMELAQSYTRDTFLSFSEISYLLGFSSPAAFQRAFKRWFEQSPGEYRKAHSNHIAH comes from the coding sequence ATGACCCTTACCAGAACAACACCCCGAAAACGCTATCGCTTGGGCGACATTGCCCTCAATCACGTCTATGTTCTCCTGAGAATACTGGAAAATCTTGGCCTTGATTTCAGGCCGACTCTCGAATCGTACCAAATTGAGATGCACCATTTTGGCGTACACAATGCGCGAATCAGCATCCCGAAATACATGCGCATAGGACGAGCCGCAATTGAACTTTCGGATAATGAGTTGATTGGACTGCTTTCTGGCGCTCACACCCAAACCACAGACTTGGGGATGCCAGGCCTGGCGGCGAATAGCGCAAATTCACTCGCCGAGGCACTGGAAACGCTGGTGAAACTGGAACCACTTGGAAGCAAAAATTGTAGAGGCCAATCAAGCTATGTACGCGGCAGGACGCTAAAAGAGACCAACCGGGTACGATTTTATTCCATTAGCCCGTACAACAAATTTAATTACTTTGTAGTCGACTCCGTGTTGAGTACCTGGTTTTGTTTCGCCAAACGTCTGTCTCCGAACTTTCAGCTTGCCGAAGTGAATATTGAGTACGCTGACCGTGGCTTTAAAACCGACTTTGAAAACTTTTTCCAGTGCCCTGTCAATTTCAGTGCGGAACAAAATGAACTTGTTATTCGCGCCAAACACTACCATCTGAAAAACCCCTTTCACCAACCCGCCACATTCCAACACACTCTCGAGCTCTGCGAGAAGGAGCTAAAACAACTGCAAAGCAATTCCAGTATCACCGAATGCGTTACGGAGAAAATAGGCCCGCGCTTGAACCACTCCCCACCCTCTATCGAAGAAATAGGCCAACAACTTGGTTTATCACCCTGGACATTGCGTCGGCGCCTTGTAAATGAAGGGACATCGTTTTCAGAAATTCTGGATAATACACGAATGGAGCTAGCCCAAAGCTATACACGGGACACATTCCTGTCATTCTCGGAGATTTCGTATTTACTTGGGTTTTCCAGCCCTGCGGCGTTTCAAAGAGCATTTAAACGCTGGTTCGAACAAAGCCCGGGGGAATACCGGAAGGCACACTCCAACCACATCGCTCACTAA
- the gloA gene encoding lactoylglutathione lyase: MRLLHTMLRVTDLEKSIDFYQNVFGMSLLRRKDYPEGRFTLAFMGYGSEAENTVIEFTHNWDTNAYDLGSAYGHIAIEVEDVYAACDKITALGGNVVREAGPMKHGTTILAFVKDPDGYMVELLGKK; encoded by the coding sequence ATGCGCCTGTTACATACTATGCTCAGAGTGACAGATCTGGAAAAATCAATCGATTTTTACCAAAATGTTTTCGGTATGAGCCTGTTACGACGGAAAGATTACCCAGAGGGTCGATTTACACTGGCCTTTATGGGGTACGGCTCCGAGGCAGAAAACACAGTTATCGAATTTACCCATAACTGGGATACCAACGCGTATGATTTAGGATCAGCCTATGGGCACATTGCCATCGAAGTTGAAGATGTGTATGCGGCATGTGACAAGATTACGGCGCTGGGTGGTAACGTCGTACGTGAAGCCGGACCAATGAAGCATGGAACAACGATTCTGGCCTTTGTGAAAGACCCGGACGGGTATATGGTGGAGCTGCTGGGCAAAAAATAA